AGCGGTGACACCGGAACAACTGGAGCTAGCGTCACAAAGCTGGGCAGCATTTCGGGAAAACACACCGATGGCGTTTACCGAAATGCTCAATAAAGACACCGAGGCGCTACCCTTTTTGCACGGCGCTATTCAGCGCATGCTGCAGGAATATCCTTCCTCGAGTAACGGCTTATCCCGCACCCAGCAACAGGCCTTAGGGGCCATAGCAGCAGGCGAATCGCGACCGGCAAGAGTCTTTGGTGACAATCAAAAACAGGAACAGCGCATGTTTATGGGCGACTCCAGTTTTTGGGACCTGCTACGACAAATGCTTTGTTCAAACCCGCCCTTGTTAACGCTGACAGGGAATGACAAACTGACCTTACCGGTGAGCCCGGAACAGCGCTTACACATAACCGCTGCGGGTAAAGCGGTACTGTCCGGGGAAAGCAGCTGGTTAGACTGCCATGTTCCAAATCATTGGTTTGGCGGTGTACACTTAACAGCGGAAAATCTTTGGCGCTGGAACGACATCACATCAACCATGGAAACCACAAACTAACCATGTTACGTATTCCTGACGCCCCCAAATCCATACAAAAAGGCGTTTCTTTAAAAGAGGTTCTGGACACTGAAGCCATCGATTGTCTGGCCCACAATGTGACCACGGTTTACGCAAAATTCGATCAAGAACAATTTCGAACAGCGGCTCTGCATCAATTGGAACCTTTAAGCCTGATGGAACGCGGTGTACATATAGCCAAAGCCTTGCGCCCCTGTTTACCGCAGAAATACGACAAAGCCGTGAAGATACTGTTAAAGTCCTTGACGCCACCGAACAAAGAGACTGAAGGTTTAGGTCTTGCGGTGTTTTTTTACCATCCCCACAGCTGCTTCGTAGCCGAATACGGTTTGGATAAAAGCCACAACGACGATGAAGATCCGTTTGAGATTTCCATGCAGGCGCAATATGAACTCACCAAACGCAATACCTCCGAGTTCTCCATTCGTCCGTTTTTGATTCAAGATCAAAAACGGACCCTGGCGCGATTAAACCAATGGACCTCGGACCCGGACCCGCATGTGCGCCGCCTCTGCTCCGAAGGCACCCGGCCGCGACTACCGTGGGCACCTCGTATTCCCGCTTTTGTTGCAGACCCAACACCGGTACTGCCCATATTGGAAGCCCTGAAGAATGACCCCAGCCTTTATGTGCGACGCAGCGTGGCCAATCATCTGGGGGATATTGGCAAAGATCATCCCCACATGCTGTTTGAGATTTGCGAGCGTTGGTTAGCCAAGGCCGATAAGGACGTAAAATGGTTGATACGCCATGCCTTGCGACACCCGGCCAAAAAGGGTGATAAAACTGCGCTGGCACTTAGAAGTGCAGCGAAATAGCAATTATATCAACCGGAATTAAAATGACTCCAGCATTGAAACCAAAACTGACACCACAACAACTACAGGACTACCTGCACCTTCACATCCCCCTATCTAAAGCAATGGAGGTAAAAGTTGCCCATGCGGACATAGACAAGGTTACACTGACCGCACCTCTGGCACCGAACATTAATCACAAGGAAACGGTATTTGGGGGCAGCGCTGCAGCAGTGGCCATACTGTCCGCGTGGACGCTATTGCACTATCGATTAACACTGGAAAATCTACCTAGCCAAGTCGTCATTCAGCGTAACAGCATGGATTACGACAAACCCATAAGGACAGATTTTTCAGCGACCGCGTTACCTCCGGATATGAAGCAATGGGAAAAATTCTCTACCACCCTGAAACGACGTCATCGAGCCCGATTGTCAATCACCGCCATTCTTTATTGTGAAGAAGAACCGGTGGGGTCGTTAGAAGGTACTTTTGTAGCTCTACGACAGGGATAGCCTATGAAATTTTGTCCGAAATGTGGCCATGAACTTTCCACAGAAATCATAGACAACGTCAACAGACACGTTTGCACAAACCATGAATGCAAAAACATTTTGTGGAATAACCCAATTCCGGTGGTCGCCGCTCTGGTGGAATTGGACGGACACTACGTTATAGCCAGAAACAGAGCCTGGCCTGAGGGTATATTCTCCGTTATCACCGGGTATTTGGAACAATCGGAATGTCCGCAAGAGGCGGTGGTACGAGAGGTTAAGGAAGAGTTGGGCTTAGAAGGACGCGTCAAACGCTTAATCGGCAATTATATGTTTAAAGAAAAAAACCAAATTATTTTGTGTTATGAAGTAATCGCCACCGGTGCGATTGTTTTGAATCATGAGTTAGCTCAGAGCAAAACCTTATCGCCTGCGGAATTGGCAAGTTATGATTTTTCACCTTTGTATATTACGCAAAACATTATTGAAGATTGGAAGCGTGGGTGAATATGCACGATTGTAGGTTGGATTAGTGCAACGTAATCCGACAGCACATCTCGCAGCATGAACCTTTGATAGATAATTATTACGAAACAACATAACAGCGCAATCTTTCGCACGCGTGGGCGACGCAGGTGACATTGGGGACGCCATAAGACCTTTGTGGTGGATTTGCGTTTCGCCCGCGTGAGCACAAAAGGCGTGCGCACCCTACAATTGCGCACCAACTCAACGATGGTGGCTCAACAGTTAGAAAAACCCTTCCCGCAGGCGGCTCAATTGTTTCACTTGATCTTGTAAATGTGATACAAGCCGTTGGGCGATGTACTCGGCTAAGTCATCGACTTTGTTTGTCTGAATGGCTTGTATAGTCAGATTAACATAGCTGTCTTTATGAGACACAGGTATAACCATAGGAGGATATTGGTTTCTTAGCAACTCATAAAGCAGCAGCAAGCGAGCAATACGATGGTTGTAGCGGGCAAAGGGGGAAATGGCGATAAACTTACAGTGCAGCGAAACCGCTCTTATCAACGGATGTGCACTTTGCCCTCTTTTGTTTTTCGAACAGTCAGCAATTAACGTGCGTACGGCATCCGGCAGGCCCGCGACATCAAGTACACCCAGTTCCGGCCACTGACTCAGCAGTTCTTGTTTACGAAAGCCTGGTGCCCCCAGCTTGCCGGTTCCCTTGTTGAATATTTTAAACAAACCCAACACGGTTTTTTCACTCAGCGCGGCCGCTTTGCCGTTTCTTTTGCTGGGGTTTGCAGCGACAGGGTGACCCAACTCCTGCTCCAGCAACAACAACGCCAGCTTATGGTTAACAACATCATTGACTTCCTGTAAGGGTTTTCCCCCTATCATTACCTGACTCATGGCTCTATCGGTTTGACGCAAGTCCAGACTGTTGCCGGATAAGGCATTGCTGTTGTAAACCCATTCCAATATCCAATGTTCCCGTGCCGCACGGGCAATCGCAGCGGGAACGGGTTGCAGCGCCTTCCAGCGCTCTCCCAACTGATCCAATTGCAAGAGTAATTTTTTGTTCATCCGGCATCCAAGTCGTTAATGCACCACTCCAGTGCAGCACCATTGCGAGGCATCGTTAAAAACCACCGCACAAGCACAGTGCAATATTACGCCTTAATCACTCTCACAACAACACTTAAAAAATGCATAAAACACTGTATATATAGATTTTTATCGTGTTGGCACGCCCCATGCTCTGTATAAACAAAGAACAAGACAAAATCTATCTCTTGCACCATGGCAAGTTGTTTATAAAAGCACAACGGCACATGGCAAGCAGCAAAGCGTAGAAATATGAGCTTGTTCCATATTCATAACTTAAGTAGGGGAGAACCAAATGAAAGTAGTACGTAAGTTAGCACCAGTCTGCGCCGCTGTCTCACTGGCCTTATCCGGAACCGTAGCACCACAACTGGCACAAGCGGAAGCCACTGCCAAGCTGGGGATAGCCAGCATGTATTTATGGCGTGGACAAAACGTCAGTCCCGATGGCGCTCAAGTCCATGGAACACTCCAATACGCCAGCAATGGATTTTATGGCGGCATGTGGACATCCAGCGAAACCGGTGGGCACGAAACAGATCTGTATATCGGTTACAGCGGCAAAGCGGGAGAAGTATCCTATGACGTTTCCTACTGGAACTATCTCTACCCTGAGGAAGGCGGCAGCCTAAGTGAAACCGACGCGGCTGAGGTTGTGGGCACGGTGGGCTATGGCCCTGTTTCCGTTGGTCTGTACATCAATGTCGACAGCGATATTGATGACTACACCTACTTCACCCTAGGCGGCAGTTTCGACAAATACACGTTAACTTATGGAATGTGGTCACTGGATCAAGGCTCTATTGCCGGTACTCAGGACGAATACTCTCACTTAACTTTGAGCTATGCAGCGACGGATGCACTGTCTTTTACTGTCAGTAAAGCGTTTTCCGATCTGGACAAAAACGATCCCGCTGCCGTCGAAGAAGACCCGCTGTTCCAAGTCGCTTACGGCTGGGACTTCAAACTGTAACTATTTTTAACCAGAGCAACACCTCTCCATAGTGAACCGGCAAGTTTTTACTTGCCGGATTTTTTAAACACACACACGGACGAGGCTTAGCAACATCCTAACTTAAAAGTTGCATCTCGTTACGGAGGCATAAACCAATGAAACTAAAATTGTCACTATTGATGCTGGCAGTACTGTTATTCAGTGTGGGCGAAGCGTTTGCCGGAAAAACCATTAAAGTGGGAGTTCTGCATTCCTTGTCCGGAACCATGGCCATCAGTGAAACCACCTTGAAAGACACGGTGCTCATGATGATTGATGAACAAAACAAGAAGGGTGGCTTATTAGGGAAAAAGCTGGAAGCTGTGGTGGTAGACCCCGCCTCCAACTGGCCCTTGTTTGCGGAAAAAACCCGAGAGCTGATTCAAAAACATAAAGTGGATGTGATTTTCGGTTGCTGGACCTCAGTTTCACGTAAATCCGTTTTACCCGTCATTGAAGAACTTAATGGCCTGCTATTCTACCCGGTACAGTATGAAGGCGAGGAGTCTTCCAAAAACGTTTTCTACACCGGCGCCGCTCCTAACCAGCAAGCCATTCCGGCAGTGGATTATTTGATGAACGAAATCGGCGCCAAACGCTGGGTTCTGGCGGGTACGGACTATGTTTATCCTCGAACCACTAATAAAATCCTCGAAGCTTATTTAAAAGCCAAAGGCGTAAAAGAATCGGACATTTTGATCAACTATACCCCCTTTGGTCATTCTGATTGGCAAAGCATTGTATCCGACATTAAAAAATTTGGAACCGCCGGCAAAAAAACAGCCGTTGTGTCCACCATCAACGGTGATGCTAATGTGCCCTTCTATAAAGAACTGGGTAACCAGGGCATCTCAGCTGAAGATATTCCCGTCGTTGCCTTCTCTGTTGGCGAAGAAGAACTTTCCGGCATTGACACCAAACCGCTGGTGGGCCATCTGGCGGCGTGGAACTATTTCCAAAGCGTGGAAGACGGCAGCAACAGCGCTTTTGTGAAGAAATGGAAAAATTTCATCAAAAATAAAAAGCGCGTAACAAATGATCCTATGGAGGCCACCTATATCGGTTTTAATATGTGGGTCAAAGCTGTAGAAAAAGCCAAAACCACCAATGTGGATAAGGTAGAGCAAGCCATGATTGGCATTGAAGTTCCTAATCTCACAGGCGGTAAAGCCAAGATGCTGGCCAACCATCACCTGACCAAGCCGGTGCTCATCGGTGAAATCCAGGAAAACGGCCAGTTTCAAGTGGTATGGAACACAGACTCCACTGTCCCCGGTGATGCCTGGTCGGATTTTTTGCCTGGCAGCAAAGATATAATTTCCGACTGGACAGCACCTATTAAGTGCGGCAATTACAACACCAAGTCAAAAACATGCAGCGGTCAAAAATTCTAATCGCTGCGAAAAAAGTAATACCGGCGCAGGTGCACATGATGCCCTGCGCCAATACTAAAAACGACAGAGCAACGGCAACAAACACAAATAACCAGCGCTATCTATAGCAACGACCATTACGCTCCAGCACACATGGATCACTTATTGGGGGAAACGGTGAACACTCAGTTACCGATACAGTTACGTATACAATTACCGACAAAAAGGTTACGCCATTTATTCGCCCTGGCACTTACAATTACCGCGTTCATCCCGACTGGGGCACTGGCTACCGACATTTCCCCATCGAACCCAAGCGAAGCACAAAACGCAACTACGCTGGAACAATTGATTCCGCAATTGAGTGACAAAAGTTTCAAAACCAAAAAGAACGCCATTCGGCAGCTGGAAAACATTGACTCTCCTCGCGTCTTACCCATTTTACAAACGTTTCTGGATGGCGATTTGTACTATCTAAAATCCGACGGCACGGTTGTCATTGCCAAAGCGGAATCGGACAAACAGCGGTTTACTCTGTATCAGGCCCTGGACAACAAAAATCTGGGCTTATACCCAAAAACGGACATTAAAAAAATCCCCACTAATAACTCCTTGCGCAAACTGCTGCGCACCATTATCGCCGGCAAACAGCTCAACGATTCGGATGCGGAAGTCCGCTATCAGGCTGTAAAGCAAATCCTTAAAGGTATCTCCAGCGATGATGAACCTCCATTGCGTCGGGCGTTGATAAAGGAAAAAGATGCCGTAGTTAAGAGTCTGCTGGAAACGGCATTGGCGCTCATCGAATCCGACAGTGATGACCCCACAATCATGATTAAATCAATTAACACCTTGGGTGAAAGCTTGGAAACCGTTGCCCAAAGCCGCCTGAAACGGTTTTTGGAAAAAAACAGTGATGGTACATTTGTGGAACCCAGTAAAGAAGTTGTCAGTGCGGCTCGCTCCGCCCTAAATCGCATCAATACCCGCATGGATAGCTATAAGCTGGTGGAAACGGTTTTCTTTGGCCTAAGCTTGGGCTCCGTTTTATTACTTGCTGCCATCGGTTTAGCCATTACTTTCGGGGTTATGGGCGTCATCAACATGGCCCATGGCGAGTTGATTATGCTGGGAGCCTATACCACTTACACTATACAACAACTCTTACCCAACTACATTGGCCTGGCGCTGATACTGTCTATTCCGGCGGCATTTATAGTTTCCGGCCTATTTGGTATTGCCATAGAACGCAGCGTCATTCGCCATTTGTACGGACGCCCATTGGAAACTCTTTTGGCTACCTTTGGCATTAGTTTGATTTTGCAGCAACTGGTGCGCTCTATCTATTCCCCGTTGAATCGTTCGGTGGAAAGTCCCAGTTGGATGAGTGGCGTATGGGAAATCAATTCTGCTCTATCTCTAACCTTCAATAGGCTCTATATCATTGTGTTCAGCCTCCTGGTGTTTGCCGGACTGATATTGGTTCTGAAGAAAACCGCATTGGGACTGCAAGTACGCGCCGTTTCTCAAAATCGAAATATGGCCAAAGCGCTGGGTGTGCGTTCCGACTGGGTGGATGCCCTGACCTTTGGCTTGGGAGCCGGTATCGCCGGGGTGGCAGGAGTGGCTCTAAGCCAACTTACCAATGTGGGCCCCAATATGGGACAAGCCTATATCATCGATTCCTTTATGGTGGTGGTTTTCGGCGGAGTGGGAAATCTTTGGGGAACCCTCGTGGGAGCTCTATCACTCGGTGTCGTGAACAAGTTTCTGGAACCCTATTCGGGTGCAGTTCTGGCAAAAATTCTGGTATTAGTTTTTATCATTCTCTTTATCCAAAAACGTCCTAAAGGTCTGTTTCCACAAAAAGGCCGGGCAGCGGAACACTAAACATGACAACAAATCCAAACAATGCGCGGCACGGCCTCTTACTGAACCTGTTGCTTCACGATAAAGGCGGCAACATACTCATAGCCATAATGCTGTTACTGGCTGTGTTTGTCCCCTTGTTGAACCTGGCAGTGCCGGAAAATTCGGCTTTCCATGTTTCCACATACACGGTGACGTTATTGGGTAAATACTTGAGCTTTGCCCTATTGGCCCTTGCCTTGGATCTGGTCTGGGGTTATTGCGGCATATTGAGTTTGGGACATGGCGCTTTTTTTGCCTTGGGCGGCTACGCCATGGGCATGTATATGATGCGTCAGATTGGTGATCGGGGCGTCTATGGTCACGCGGAATTACCGGACTTTATGGTATTCCTCAACTGGCAGGAACTGCCTTGGTACTGGTACGGTTTCGATATGTTTTGGTTCGCAGCCATAATGGTCATGGTGATTCCGGGGCTGCTGGCTTTTGGTTTTGGATGGTTGGCCTTTCGCTCCCGAGTCACCGGGGTGTACTTGTCTATCATGACACAAGCCTTAACTTATGCACTTATGCTGGCCTTCTTTCGCAACGAAATGGGTTTTGGCGGCAATAACGGTTTAACCGATTTCAAAGACATCCTGGGATTCAGTTTACAGGATGACGCCACCCGCATCGGCTTGTTTGTGGTCTCCGCCTTGCTGCTGATTGTTGCCTATTGGGCCTGTCGCCGAGTTATCAATTCCAAAACCGGCCGGGTGGTGGTTGCCATACGCGATGCGGAAGACAGGGCCCGATTTATTGGCTATAAAACAGAAAGCTATAAATTGTGGATATTTGTCTTTTCAGCCGTACTGGCCGGCATTGCCGGTGCCCTGTATGTACCCCAGGTTGGTATTATTAACCCCGGCGAGTTTTCGCCTTTGAACTCTATTGAGTTAGTCGTGTGGGTTGCGGTAGGCGGCCGTGGTACTTTATACGGTGCGGTTTTGGGCGCCTTTGTCGTCAACTATGCCAAAACCTATTTTACTGCAGCATTACCGGAAGTTTGGCTTTACGCACTCGGCGCTCTGTTTGTGGTTGTGACTATTTACCTACCCAATGGCTTGGTGGGACTGGTCAAGCAACTAAAGGATAAACGTCACAAAAAGCCTGCCACAAACTACACAACCGCTCGACAGGAGACCGGAACATGAACCTTCACGCAATACAAAGCCGCCTGGATACTGTGCGGGAAGTGATGCGACGGGACCGGGTGTTTGATTTTATCGCCGAGCGCGAATACGCAGCGCAAGGTCGCCGCCCGGTGACACCCGGTAAAGTGGATGTGGCCCACGGACCTATATTGTACCTGGAAAAAGTCAACGTAAGCTTTGACGGTTTCAAAGCCATCAACGATCTGACTTTGTATATTAACGACGGTGAACTGCGTTGCATTATCGGACCCAATGGCGCCGGTAAAACCACCATGATGGACATCATCACCGGTAAAACACGACCCGATTCCGGCCTGGTGTACTTTGGACAGACCATGAACCTGCTGCGTATGAACGAATACGAAATTGCTGCAGCCGGTATTGGGCGTAAGTTTCAAAAACCCACCGTATTCCCTCAGCACACGGTATATGAAAATCTGGAATTGGCTTTAGCCACCAACAAAAACGTCTGGCATTGTTTAGGCGCTTCACTCAGTGGAGAGCAAAAAGATCGTATTGACGAGGGACTGGAATGGATCGGCCTGACTTCACAACGGTTTACCCCGGCCGCATTGCTCTCCCACGGCCAGACTCAATGGTTGGAGATCGGTATGTTGCTCATGCAAAACCCACGGGTGTTATTAGTGGACGAACCGGTAGCCGGTATGACCCACCAGGAAATTGACAAAACGGCGGAATTATTAACTAACTTAGCCGGGAAACATTCGGTGGTTGTGGTAGAACACGATATGGATTTTGTGCGCTCCATTGCCCGTACAGTGACAGTGCTACACGAAGGCAGCGTTTTGGCAGAAGGCAGTATGGATGAGATTCAAAACGATGCCAAAGTCCGAGAAGTGTATCTAGGCAGCTAAACAATACGGAATCCCTATGTTACAAATAAACACGTTAAACCAATACTACGGCGAAAGTCATACACTATGGGACATCGACCTGGAGATAAAACAAGGTTCCTGTACCTGCCTTATGGGGCGTAACGGCATGGGTAAAACCACCTTGCTGAAAACGATCATGGGATTGGTTGCATCACAATCGGGCAGCATCCGGTTTAACAACTCGGACCTGTCGAAGCTTTCAACGGAAGCACGGGCTAAATTAGGAATTGGCTACGTGCCCCAGGGACGGGACATATTCTCACAACTCACGGTAGAGGAAAACCTGCAAGTTGCGCTTAGCGCGCGAACCGACAAAGCGCGTCGCATACCGGAACGCATTTTCGAACTGTTTCCCGTACTTAAAGAAATGTTGCAACGTCGTGGCGGGGATCTATCCGGAGGCCAACAACAACAATTGGCCATTGGCCGCGCCTTGACCCTACAACCGTCCCTGCTCATATTGGATGAACCCTGCGAAGGCATACAACCTAATATTGTGCAGCAAATCGGCGATGTCATCAGCCGTCTTAATCAAGAGGAAAACTTGACTGTTTTACTCGTAGAACAAAAGCTTCCCTTTGCCCGACGCGTTGGCCAGTATTTCAACATCTTAGACAAAGGCCGTATGGTTGCCAAAGGCGACATGGATGACCTTTCCAAAGAGTTGATCCAAAAGCATTTAACCGTCTAGGCAAGATTCACTTCAAAAGTTTCAGTGGACTATTCATCCTGTATTCATGTCCGCTGTTTATAATACACCACATCAATGCAGTGATTCTATCGCGTTGATTTTGTTTAGTATTTTTGCGTGGTGACGTTGTGGAAGTTGTAGTGAACCGGGATAGCAATTCCCATTACCTGTCTCAGGAAAAAATTGCTTGTAAAATGTGCGCCTTGGCCAACCTGTGCTTACCCAAAGGCATCAGCGACGACGAGCTCGAGCAACTCAATAGCGTTATCCAACAGCGCGAGCCAAAAAAACGCGGCAGTCACTGGTTTCATAGCGGTGAAAAATTTCGCTCCATTTATGCGGTACGTTCCGGATGCATCAAGACCTATCGTATTTCCGATTCAGGCGAAGAACAAATCAGCGGCTTCTATCTTCCTGGGGATATAATCGGCCTGGACGCAATAGAAAGCGGTTACTATTCTTGTTCCGCTAAAGTGTTACAAACCAGCTCGGTTTGTGAAATTCCTTTTACGAAGCTGGAACAACTGTGCGAAGAAACACCACATCTTTACCGTCGTTTCATTAATATCTTAAGTCGTGAAATCCTCAACGAGCAGTGGTTGATCACCATTCTGGGCCGAACCACAGCAGAATCCCGTGTCGCCGCTCTGCTTTGCAATATTTCTGAGCGATTTGCGCAACGAGGTTATTCGGCGTTCAGTTTTATACTGGGCATGCCGCGTAGTGACATTGGCAATTATTTGGGTTTGGCCGTAGAAACCGTGTCGCGAGTATTTTCCCGTTTTCACAACGACCAGCTGATCGATGCCAAAGGCAAGCAAATCCGTATCCAGGATCTCGATAGACTGCGTCAAGTGGCAGGACTTCACCGAGCCCTTGCAGAAGACAACAACAAAATTGCTGCAGCTCACTATGGCTGATGGCTCACCATGGCCGGAGGCTCACTGCGGGTTGATTCAGATCAAAAACGCCAGGCTATAGATAGCTATAGTTTTAGCAAGAGGAAAGTTAACGGGAGAAGCATAGATATCTCTTGATACTGCGCTTAAAACTGCGGATCCCCCCCCGGGATGCTTTCCAAGCACCCCATGCTCGAAGCCTGTAGTATATAGGAAGCCAGAAGTCACAGCACTTGAGTAGGCAGAGAGCAAAAACTACGCGGGGCCTTTCAGGCCCCGCGGTTGTTTCGATCATTTAGGGGGCTTGAATGTGCTGCGCGCCTCTTCCACTTTTAATCTGACATCGCATTTCGGCACATGATCGTTGATCAAACCCATCGCTTGCATAAACGCATACACGGTTGTTGGCCCTACAAATTTCCAACCGCGTTTTTTCAGATCTTTGGAAAGTCGGATTGACGCGTCGGAAGTGGACGCACTTTGAGGTTTTCCCAGGGTTTTGGGGTCCGGCTCAAAGCGCCAAATGTATGCCGCAAAAGAGCCATCGCTTTTAACCAATTCGCGAGCGCACTTGGCATTATTAATGACCGCTTCGATCTTACCGCGATGGCGCACAATCCCCTCGTTCTGCAGCAAACACTCTACATCGCGCAAAGTAAAACGAGCGACTTTGTTAAAATCAAAATGATGGAACGCCTGGCGGAAGTTCTCCCGCTTAGCCAGTATGGTTCGCCAACTCAGCCCGGACTGAAACCCTTCCAGGCAGATTTTTTCAAATAAACGAAAATCATCTTTAACCGGAAAGCCCCACTCGGTATCATGGTAGTGAAAAAACTCCGGCGCCGCTTCGCACCAGCGGCATCGCGGTTTACCGTCCGGCCCTTTTACTGTATCGTTCATTACCCTACCCCGCTAGGCAAGCAGAAACTGTAATTTGGAATCCACTTTTGATGGTGAAATTTCCAATATTTCCACACTAACAACATCATTGGCTACAAACGGGTCCTCATTAACCCGAGCTCGGAGCTCTTCTGGAGTCGTATTGCAGGCGATCAAAGCACCACCTAAGCCGACTTGCAAACTCCCCGCCAAAACAAAAACACCATCGTCAAAACCGCGCTGCAACCATTGATTATGTGCTTCCATAAACCGGCCTGCCTCATCTCTATTTTGAGCAAACTTTAGTAACACCACATACACAATTTATCTCCTTATTGCTATTTCTCTCATATCTGCGTTTTAGTTCCTGCGATGATGTTTCGCAGCCAATCTATCATTTCATTGACTTCTCGACGAATGAATGTCTCATCATGCAGTGCGTTGGCCAGTGTAGCCACCCCCTGACTGCGCGCTAACAAATGCATTGCCAACCTATCCGAGTCTTTTTTCAGACCCAACAAACCAAACTGACGCCGCAACCAAACCCGAAACAAAGTATAAAGTTCAGTGGCATCATCAAGTGCAGCGTGACTCAGTTTTGCCAACTCAGCACACAGACTACCAACCGGGCACCCATAATTCTGAATTTTGCCTTTATTGACAATCAATATCTTGATAAAGCTGCCGATGCGTTCCTCAGGCGTAGCACCAGCGATCTCCCATTCTTTAAGCATCTGACGGGTATTGGCCAAGCGTTGTGTTATTACCGCATCCAGAATGTCATCTTTTGATTTGAAATGGTAATAGAAGTTACCACGGGATATATTTACGGTTTCTGCGATATCCGCAAAAGAGGTTTTTTCAAACCCTTTTTCATAAAACAAACGATCCGCAGCTTTTACGATTTTGTCCCGCGTACTTGTATCCCGCGTAATTTGTTCCCGCTCCACAACGCACCCCAATTAGGACAACCATCCTATTTAAACTCTGAGATTAGGACAATCGTCCTATTTTGTCAATGCCTGCGGAAAGGGGGCGGATCAGGAAATTTTGTAAACCAATTCGTTCAGAACTCGACCGGACAGGCTTTGTATTTGAGATTCTCTAAACACAACACCATCCAAAGACTCGGCGATCTTCCGACTGGCAATATTGTCTCTATCACAGGGGTAGACCATGTCTTTTATAGCCAACTGGTCTTTGCCCCACCGTACCAAGCGTTGTATGGCTTCGCGCCCATAGCGGTGGCCATGTGCGCTTTTTTTCAGCCAAATTCCGAGTGCCGGCGCATCAGGAGAACACAG
The window above is part of the Gammaproteobacteria bacterium genome. Proteins encoded here:
- a CDS encoding DNA alkylation repair protein, yielding MLRIPDAPKSIQKGVSLKEVLDTEAIDCLAHNVTTVYAKFDQEQFRTAALHQLEPLSLMERGVHIAKALRPCLPQKYDKAVKILLKSLTPPNKETEGLGLAVFFYHPHSCFVAEYGLDKSHNDDEDPFEISMQAQYELTKRNTSEFSIRPFLIQDQKRTLARLNQWTSDPDPHVRRLCSEGTRPRLPWAPRIPAFVADPTPVLPILEALKNDPSLYVRRSVANHLGDIGKDHPHMLFEICERWLAKADKDVKWLIRHALRHPAKKGDKTALALRSAAK
- a CDS encoding thioesterase domain-containing protein, with the translated sequence MTPALKPKLTPQQLQDYLHLHIPLSKAMEVKVAHADIDKVTLTAPLAPNINHKETVFGGSAAAVAILSAWTLLHYRLTLENLPSQVVIQRNSMDYDKPIRTDFSATALPPDMKQWEKFSTTLKRRHRARLSITAILYCEEEPVGSLEGTFVALRQG
- a CDS encoding NUDIX domain-containing protein: MKFCPKCGHELSTEIIDNVNRHVCTNHECKNILWNNPIPVVAALVELDGHYVIARNRAWPEGIFSVITGYLEQSECPQEAVVREVKEELGLEGRVKRLIGNYMFKEKNQIILCYEVIATGAIVLNHELAQSKTLSPAELASYDFSPLYITQNIIEDWKRG
- a CDS encoding Fic family protein; translation: MNKKLLLQLDQLGERWKALQPVPAAIARAAREHWILEWVYNSNALSGNSLDLRQTDRAMSQVMIGGKPLQEVNDVVNHKLALLLLEQELGHPVAANPSKRNGKAAALSEKTVLGLFKIFNKGTGKLGAPGFRKQELLSQWPELGVLDVAGLPDAVRTLIADCSKNKRGQSAHPLIRAVSLHCKFIAISPFARYNHRIARLLLLYELLRNQYPPMVIPVSHKDSYVNLTIQAIQTNKVDDLAEYIAQRLVSHLQDQVKQLSRLREGFF
- a CDS encoding TorF family putative porin; the encoded protein is MKVVRKLAPVCAAVSLALSGTVAPQLAQAEATAKLGIASMYLWRGQNVSPDGAQVHGTLQYASNGFYGGMWTSSETGGHETDLYIGYSGKAGEVSYDVSYWNYLYPEEGGSLSETDAAEVVGTVGYGPVSVGLYINVDSDIDDYTYFTLGGSFDKYTLTYGMWSLDQGSIAGTQDEYSHLTLSYAATDALSFTVSKAFSDLDKNDPAAVEEDPLFQVAYGWDFKL
- the urtA gene encoding urea ABC transporter substrate-binding protein; the protein is MKLKLSLLMLAVLLFSVGEAFAGKTIKVGVLHSLSGTMAISETTLKDTVLMMIDEQNKKGGLLGKKLEAVVVDPASNWPLFAEKTRELIQKHKVDVIFGCWTSVSRKSVLPVIEELNGLLFYPVQYEGEESSKNVFYTGAAPNQQAIPAVDYLMNEIGAKRWVLAGTDYVYPRTTNKILEAYLKAKGVKESDILINYTPFGHSDWQSIVSDIKKFGTAGKKTAVVSTINGDANVPFYKELGNQGISAEDIPVVAFSVGEEELSGIDTKPLVGHLAAWNYFQSVEDGSNSAFVKKWKNFIKNKKRVTNDPMEATYIGFNMWVKAVEKAKTTNVDKVEQAMIGIEVPNLTGGKAKMLANHHLTKPVLIGEIQENGQFQVVWNTDSTVPGDAWSDFLPGSKDIISDWTAPIKCGNYNTKSKTCSGQKF
- the urtB gene encoding urea ABC transporter permease subunit UrtB, with the protein product MNTQLPIQLRIQLPTKRLRHLFALALTITAFIPTGALATDISPSNPSEAQNATTLEQLIPQLSDKSFKTKKNAIRQLENIDSPRVLPILQTFLDGDLYYLKSDGTVVIAKAESDKQRFTLYQALDNKNLGLYPKTDIKKIPTNNSLRKLLRTIIAGKQLNDSDAEVRYQAVKQILKGISSDDEPPLRRALIKEKDAVVKSLLETALALIESDSDDPTIMIKSINTLGESLETVAQSRLKRFLEKNSDGTFVEPSKEVVSAARSALNRINTRMDSYKLVETVFFGLSLGSVLLLAAIGLAITFGVMGVINMAHGELIMLGAYTTYTIQQLLPNYIGLALILSIPAAFIVSGLFGIAIERSVIRHLYGRPLETLLATFGISLILQQLVRSIYSPLNRSVESPSWMSGVWEINSALSLTFNRLYIIVFSLLVFAGLILVLKKTALGLQVRAVSQNRNMAKALGVRSDWVDALTFGLGAGIAGVAGVALSQLTNVGPNMGQAYIIDSFMVVVFGGVGNLWGTLVGALSLGVVNKFLEPYSGAVLAKILVLVFIILFIQKRPKGLFPQKGRAAEH